Part of the Metarhizium brunneum chromosome 6, complete sequence genome is shown below.
ACCAGTGTTGCAAGTGCCAGGCAATTTTTCAATCTTGGAGGACTTGCAAAGTGTCTGACTCGCTCATGACACAACCGCCGGGTGCTCCAGTAGGGTACATGGCGCCATCGGAGGCTCAGGCGTGCCGACATGGATGTTCACGCACCGTCGACTTtaatgtcaactggttggcGGCCCTTTGCTAGCCTGCGACCGCTAGAGCGCAGGTCGAGCCTGCCAATTGGTGGCCAGCTTTAGAACAATGAACCTCGCAGGTAACTCTCGATCCTCCCTCCATGGAGTCTGGGGGCCTGGTCTATCTACTTAGTAACATGGATTGATTTTGCTGGAGCACGACTCACACAGCCATGGCGCCTCCGTCAACGGCCTGGCGAAACCAGGGCTGGCAGCACCGAGCACCGAGCACAGAAGTACACACTGCACTGCAGAGTGCAACATGGAAGCTAGCACTTGAGACTCTTCGGGCTGTCGCGCCATAGCCAGTGGTCGACGGGCCAGCCACAGCTGCctgactcttttttttcccctttggCTTTTGAGGCGGCAGCTCAGATCACGCCTCGACATCTCCACTACTTTGTCACCGTCGCGCACTCCAGCAGGGCTCAGCTCCAGCTGGCTCCAGCGTGGTCGCTCCGGCGCAAAAATTCATTCATCTCGTCATCCCTTTTGCCCTTGCCGTCAGGCGCAGAATTAAGCAACCTGGGCTTTTTGGCTGCGCACCCGCTGTCGGAATCGCTTCCACACACGCCTCCCCTTTGTGTGcataacttttttttcttttccccttcttcctcgtACAGTTGCCTCGTTGTTCTGTTGTTGTTCTTCTGCACGCAACCACCGCAGCAATCCCTTTGTTTTTCTCGCCTTTTCTTATACCCAAGTCCCTGGCTGGTCTGCTCTGCTTCTCCGGTTCCGTGTTTTCCTCGCAGCCACTCTTGTGCATCGCGGGATTCACACTTGGCCTTGCGCCCCTCCCTGCAAAACCACTTGTAGGCtcttggccgccgtcatgAACTAGTGTTCCCACCAAATCTCTCTCACCGTTCTTCCTCCCCCCGTCTTTCTCCCAGGGCAATCTCGTCTTTTCCCTTATCTTCTTTCCTGTCGCCCCGTCATTTGTTTCCACAATTGGCACGCCCATCCGGAGTGCCTGAATCGACAATGCCCGTTGTTGACCCATCATCCAACAGGACCGCCGCTGCCGACGAAGATGGAGCGGATCACATCGGCTCTGACACACCACGGTCTGGCGTAGCGACCCCCCAACCTGACCTCCACGACAAACGTCTGCCGGGAATCATGAGCTACTTCAGCCAGGTTCGTCAAGACCCTCCTGCAACCGACACTTCTACTTGTGCTTCCTGCGTTCCTGTTCCTTTGGTGCCTGTCGGCTCCGACGCCGGCTCcacatcctcgtcctcgtcctcgtccttggaTCAACAGCCAGATCGGCCAGCCCAGAGGCACTCTCCTACCTCTTCGGAGAAGCAGCAGCCGAGTCTTTGCCAGAATTCGTTGTGCTGCGCCCGAAGCGTGTCAGATTGCCATCTTCCAATGCCTTTGGAAAAGCTTGGTCTTGCTTCGAGCCACGTCTTACCATCAAGCATGGCTTCGCATCCATACCCTACTCCTCCTTCCTCACAGCCGTCATACTCCGAAAGCTCTTCATGTAAAGGCGCAAACTTCGAAGACGGAGAGGCTGCCAAGACGGCCTCCCATGGAAGAACGTCAATACATGATATCCGCCAACGGATTAGCTCtcctgcacctgcacctgcagTCTCAACCCAGCAAGACGGTGTGGGCGCGGGCTCGGAGCTTGTATCACCCCCTGCCACGTCACAAACACccccctcgtcgtcatcttcgtcatcctcaccGTCCAAAACCATCCCCAAACTCCCCCAAACCTCTGCCCCAAGCAAGTGGTTCTCGCTCGAAGGACTCAAAGAGCTAACGCGTGGTGTCATCTTCAAGAGTGGTCCGCCGACTCCCACAAGAGCCTTATCTGCTGCCCACTCTTCTCAATCAGACGGCAGAGACACCCCAAGCCGAACTAGCAATGATGGAGCGGAAACGGCCAGCGGAACACAGACCCCACGAACCGCCGGCGTTCAACCTCCCGCTCAAAAAGGCAAGCTGACTATCAAAATCGTCGAGGCGCGTGGATTGCGAAAGTGCCGCGATCCCTATGTTGTCGCAGTATTCCAACGAAGTGAACTCATTTCGGGTGGTCCACGGACCATCGAAGAGGAGGAGACTTTAAGTGCTACCCCGTCCGGGCTCGGTGGCATTCCTATACAACGCCAGGGCAGCGACTCGGGTCGCCCGCCAATGGCCATCCCCATGAGGAGTCGTCAGAGCAGCAATACGAGTATTCACGACTACAACACCTTTCGCAATCGAACTATGCGTGCGCCATCGAGCAATCCTAAATGGGACGCCGAAGCAGTCTTGTATGtgatctctctctctctccattctatctctctctttttttttttttttttttttttggcgcgCAACTCTTTCTACTGGAGAGGTTTgcctcctctcctctcctctccaaTGTGCTAACGAGTTGAAAATAGCGATGTTGTGGACACCGACATGTTGGTCGACATTTCGGTTTACGATCACACTGCTACCGGAGAGGAatttcttggccatgttgattTCCAAGCTGggaaagacggcgagggtCCCGTGAGAGGATGGTTCACATTACGCGGACATGCGGATACAATCGCCGAAAATGCGCCGACCGGCGAAATATACGTTGAAGCCTTTTATCAGAGTTCTGAGAAGAAACATTTCGGACCCAGTGATTTCGAAATCTTGAAGCTTATTGGCAAGGGTACTTTTGGACAGGTCTATCAGGTACGAAAGCGAGATACACAACGAATCTATGCAATGAAGGTGTTGCAAAAGAAGGTCATCGTGCAGAAAAAAGAGGTGGCCCACACTGTTGGTGAACGCAATATTCTCGTGCGGACAGCTACCACGGACTCGCCTTTCATCGTCGGCCTCAAATTCTCCTTTCAAACTCCCTCTGAACTGTACTTGGTTACCGATTATATGTCTGGAGGAGAGCTGTTCTGGCACTTGCAGAAAGAAGGTCGATTTGACGAAAGACGGGCCAAGTTCTACATTGCCGAATTGATTTTAGCTATTCAGCATTTGCATAACAACGATATTGTATATCGTGACCTCAAACCGGAAAATatcctcctcgacgccaacggTCATATCGCCTTGTGCGACTTTGGTCTATCCAAGGCCAACTTGACCAAGAATGACACTACCAATACGTTTTGCGGCACGACAGAGTACCTCGCCCCCGAAGTTCTTTTAGACGAATCTGGTTATACCAAGATGGTAGACTTCTGGTCTCTCGGTGTTTTGGTCTTTGAAATGTGCTGCGGTTGGAGTCCTTTCTATGCAGAAGATACCCAACAGATGTACAAGAACATTGCTTTCGGCAAGGTCCGATTCCCCCGCGATACCCTTTCGCAGGAAGGCCGGAACTTTGTCAAGGGATTGCTTAATAGAAATCCAAAGCACCGACTCGGCGCAACGGATGATGCCGAAGAGCTGAAGCGCCACCCGTTCTTTGCTGACATTGACTGGGATATTCTTGCAAAGAAGCTCATTACGCCCCCCTTTAAGCCGAAGTTGAAGTCGGAGACCGATGTCTCCTATTTCGACCCCGAGTTCACCACCGCCCTTGAACAGAACGGCTCTCTCAACGAACGAGCTGCTGCATTGGCCCGTGGCTACGCCGCTTCAACACCCCTGTCTCCATCTGTCCAAGCGAATTTTCAGGGCTTCACCTTTGTCGATGAGAGTGCTTTGGACGACCACATGAGGGATCGATTCAGAAacgatgatgaggatatgGACGATGCTCAAGCACAccacgatgaagatgattgGGATAATTTGGATGATATTGACCTGCGTAAAGCAAATCGTATGAGTGGCATTGTGAAGACGTCAACCGCAGACGAACACATGGTGGGTGGTGCTCACTTTGACGTGTAACCGAATTTTACATGCTCGGGACGAAGagaggtaaaaaaaaacaacgGAAAATCCAGCGCTGGCAATTAGTTTACCCAGTACGTTATATCTTGCTCTCACCCCATTTCTCCGACGACTTTTTTTTCAGCATGAAATGGGTTTATTCGGTAATACTGCATATGGGGAGGGTTCGGCTCTctgttcttttttctttttcggtTCTTTTTGGCTGTTTTTAGTCGCTTTCACCATGTGTTTTTTATATCGTTTTTTGCATCGGCATCTTCTCATGGGACCTCAACGAGCTGGAGGATACTCGGCGTTTTATGGTTGTGAGGTGGGATGCTGGAGCTGGCACCTGGTTTTGCTCTTCTCGCCTGTAAATACTGGCACCCAGGCCCCATTGTTGAAAGTCAGTAAAGTCCAAAAAATGGGAATAATAAGGGGCTTCTTCGCTGTCTAACGTGCTGCATTTTTTATGTCAGGATgcgaaaaaagagagaaagagagaaagatGGGGAAACTGTGTTTTTATGTCGATATGTGCGCATGATGGTGGGGAGTTGGGAAGGCAGGTTAATGGTTCGGCAAAGAAAGCCTGAAGACGGCTGCTGCTCTTGTGAGACACATGGGGCCATTGTGAGGCAGCACAGGCGCATTAATGCATACATTGTGTGGTCATGCTCTCGAGTTTGAAGAGCAGCCATTTACAAAAGTTTAAACACAATAAAACGTTTGGCAAACCGTCGTGGTTCCCTCTCGTTTCTTGAAGCTTTACGTGCATGACTCGTCTTGGCAAATCGATTCCATTGTACGATAGAAGAGAGCATTTCCGAGCCGAGTAAGGACGGCCGTCCATGCTCGCTCCGTTCTACGGTTCTGTGTGGCTTATCAAGCAGTTTAGTTTCTACAGACAGCTGATCCTTGGTACTACATTCGTGCAGCTGATGTAGGTTGAGCTATGAAAGGGGGGTTTTGTCGAGACGACTTGGAAGAGTTATGTTTCCCCCTTCTGGCTAGTAATTGTACTCTTGTATCGACCTACCTGGCGCTGGTATTGATTACTTAGAGTCTTGGGGTTTACAACACACCATGGTGTTGGGGGTGCGGCTCGTCATTCATCTGCCCGggctattataatatataatgCCATTCTTTCTCAACACGGGGAAAATGCATGCGCAGCGGAGCTTGTCCGCCTGTCGGCAGAGAGGCGTGCTTCCCTGACGAAGATTTGTAAACATGGAATTTAAGCGGTGTGGTGGCAACGTTTCACGGCGCGGCAGCGGTAGGCCAAGTTTGATGGTACACGGGTAAGTTTGATTTCTTTGCTTACTTCTCTTCGCATTCGCAAAACGGTCAAGTCCTACGCCCCTAATGGAGGCTTGTTAAGAGGAAAATGTACAATAGGATTATCGACTCCATCGtcacccaccaccacctgAACGTCTTGTCCTTCGTGGCCGGCTCTGTCCTCTCGGTGAGACGAGACAGCGCCGTCAGCTTGTTACACAAAAGAAAACACTCCTCTGCCGCGCATGTCGTCGTGTCTGGAGACTCTAGAACACGCCAGACACCTTCCGCTTCCACCTTTAAAAATGTCGAGTTCTAAGCTTCCGAAGATGTGTTGTATGGAATCTAGTGggcggcctcgtcttcctcctcggcctcgagccAGTCGGGGAGGGCGGCGGAACCGCTCTGGCTAGTCTGGGCGGCATCCTGGCCTTCAATCTCGACGGCCATGCTCTCGTACTCCTTCAGATTGCTGGCGAGGTCCGACTCTTCGGGGGAGGCGGGGGTCTTGGGCATGGCGAAGGCCTGGACTTGGCCATCAGCGTCGGACTCCTTGACGGCGGGGGTCTTGTAAGCCCTGATCTCCTTCAGGTAGAGATCCTGGACGAAGTCGGCTATGAAGAGAGAGCAATGTTAGCCACGTAGGTTCCCGCTTGGTTCGTGTGTATGTGGACGTTAGATGGGTAAATGTTCCCGAGGCTAGGAAAGACTGGCCGATGGTTGAGTCGTGTCGCTTGTGTACTTGGCAGAAAGCATCGATCATCACCCAGATAATGCAGCTATTCTAGCTGCATGTGCATCGGGTGCCTGTCGGGGGGGGTGGCGGATTCGGGATAAGCAGATGATGCCGACGGGTATAGGCGTGAGAGGTGCCACCTCCTCATTTGTCGGAGTGACAACGCGGTCGAAATCTGGGGTGAAGAAGGTAAAAGAGGGCAAACACATGTTTCTCACCTTTCCTCGAGACGGTTGGGGCAATGAAGCCTCGAGCCTGGACAGCATTGCCTCTGGTAACTCGTGCGACGGCGCGGACGGCCGAGGTGGCGCGCTGTTGGCCGAATCAGTTCCAAGCTCCCTACAATAAAGGCCGCCTCGAGCTTTCGAGCGTTGCGGGCGTCGACAGCGTTGCAAAAATGGTGGTCATCACTTACCGTGGCCCTGGACAGTTGGCTGAGCATTGTGAATGGTTGGGTGTTGCTCAATCGGGAACCCTGACTATTGGGGGGGAGATATGGTCTGAGGCTTTTGTGAAAATCGTGATGTCGATTTCCCCCGGTTGAGTCGGCCAGCAGTGTAAATTTCTGCCTCAGGCTGAGCTGCATCACTGGTGGTCCAAAACTAGCAGCACGTGATCACGGGTGTTCTTGGCTTTCAGCGTCTCACGTTTGTCCGATTGCCACCGACTAGGCATCTTGTCATTATCGGTGACTTGATGAAGACTATTTTGGTGATTGGCTTGCTTTGAACTGAGCAAGatttggattttttttttggctttaGTCCTTGATTCTGTTTTTGCGATTGGATCTCGAACTCGCAATGGGCGGAGGTGGACCGCGGTACGGCCAAACCCGAGGATGCTCAGAACCGGAGACATGGCGAAATCCACAGGTGTAACACCAAACCTTGATACTTTTGCCTCATGGGAGAGAACAGAAAGCGTGCTAGCAAAGAGTCTACTGGGACAATATATCTCACAACTGGCTCGATTTGATACTTGGGTTGTGCAAAAGGAATCTTATTACGGCGTATTTACTACTCTGCAGATCTTGCAAGTCGGCTAATATAGAACATTAGAATTCTCAACAAAAGGGCCGCCACTTTTCTCCCATTTCACCCGACTAACATGTTGTTGTCCGGGTGGAACTCATTCAATTTCATATCGCATCTTGAGAACCAGGCTGCAAAGGGATATTTTACTATAACGAACGCCTGCACACTCTCTCCCGGCTCTCAGCTCCAAGCTTCCCGGCCTGGAGACTGCAACCTTTTACAGTTTCGCAAGCTCGGTTTGGGACGACGATTGATAATGTCGGGTTTGTTGCCTTCTCCTCTTGATAATACCGAAACCCATCCCGGCAAGGTACATGACAGAGACCAGGGTCGCCACTATGGCGTAGGTGGCCACAAATCGTGAAGACGCTCCGGCGAAGTGAAGGCCAATGCCTCCATTGACAATACCCAGGATCATTATGATACGCCCGTACCAGGTATGAACGTGACTGATGGGACCACGCTGCCCGTGTTTGAGAAAATGCGTGTGGTGCAGCCAGCCGAGGACTGGCTGTATTGTCATTAGGATGGAGACGGCAAGACCCAGTTGCATATGTGCATCCTGAAAGAGCTGGAGACAGAATGTTAGCAGCCTCGAAACAACAATCGACCTGGGTCAAGGCCTGGATGGAatgaaaagggggggagCTGTACCGAGCCGGCCCGCGAAGAGATAACGCAGCCGAGAGCAAATCCAACCCACATTCCGACAAATGCAAGCAGCTGCCAGCTAGCATGGATAAGCCATCTACCAAGCAGAGGCATAAGGGCTGATCCAACTGGGTACCCAATCAGGAAAGCAACGGACATGACGATGCCATGCGCATATagcatggccatgccatTGCCCTCGTCGGTCTCAACTCCGCTAGGATTGGGCTTGGTATTGCCATTCGTGGCGGGAGTAAGAAAAGGGTTCGAGTCGGAAGCAATGGTGGCTTGTTCTAGGTTGACCGAGAAGCCTGAAAAGGCATCATGGAACGAAATTGGCTCAGAGGGACTGGACGAGTCGATGGCTGCACCCATGTTCCAGGCATAAAGCCAGCTCGAGGAACTAGTTATAGCAATATCGGAACAATTTTTGCACAGTACATTGGCAACAAGGTTGTCATTCACGACCCCCGATCCAGGAAGCAGTTCAACGTCTGAACGAGCTTGGTACTCGGGCATGACGTGTCCTTTGCCTGGTCTAGTGCTGAGGGTCACGCCGCTTCCATTGGAATAGACGACGAACATGCTCGATCCCATCATGGCGGACCCTGTACCCAAGGCAAACCATGATAACGAGCTAGGGCCTCGAAGCTGGAAGTAGAGATTGCCTGGACTtgtcctgctgctgccggcggGTATACCCCATTGGAAACACAGCTCCCCGTCGCCTGGACAGGTGGCCGCTAGGGCAGCCTCTGTGGTTGACGCATCTGTTGGCGGGAACGTATTTTCTTGTTAGTATTCCCATGGCTAGAGCGTGAATTCTGTCGGCTACTGGAGGGGGCAGAGAGCACTTACACGCTGCAATGGTGGCAGCAACAACGGCTTTCATTGAAAGTTTCATGTTGGGCTCCTTGGATAATGCGTACGTGAGTAGACGATTTCTAGAGTCGAATCAGAAGATGAAGTCACTGGATAGGTAAAGAGGGATCAAATGGCATTCGATGTCGACGAACTCGTCGAGTCAGGGCCAGCCTGGAAAGAGTCAGACAGACGTTTCGCCATGTATTTGAAGCACGTCAACCTCACGGCGAGGATGGCAAGACAGAGCTAATATATCCACAGACTGCAAGATTACGAACAGAAGGCAAGTCGAGTAAATGGAGGCGCCACACGTAACGAGCCAAGGGGTCTGGCTAGTACTATGTTGGATGATGCCTGCTCCATGGCGTGGTTTCAAAACTCCCCCTCACACGACCCCGGACCCAGGAGCGGCAGCCAAAGAGGCCAGCGATATTTCACACAGGGCTTGCCAGGCAGCCGGGATAGATGAAGATGTTTGAGAGGGGCACGTCAGGTCGACGCCGAGATGTATTTTCAGCAGggtcaaggccatgacgaggacggccaGCATGAAGAGAAGACATGTTCGGACAAGTTTCAATCTACCCTCTTTTCCTTGCCAACGGCCAGACTTGTTGCACGGATCCAGGCCGAGGGCTGTGCTGCGGCATCTGTGTCTCGGCAAGCAGTGCGCGGCCACCGAGGCGCTGGATACAACAGTCACGGCACGCATGAAGCACAGCGACGGGAAGATTGGTGACGATTTCGATGGCTGGGCTGGAGCGTGCGCCAAGGACGTTGCCAAAGACTATTGATCGTCGGACGAGTACCCATTGCCAAGCAAAAGTCCTCCAACGGCAGCTTTTGACTTGAAGCGCCAACTGCTTCGGGAATCGTCACTCTTCCTGCGCAGTAAACAGTCACCACGCTCCCGTGAGTTGGCTACACACACAACAACTCGACGACGTAGAGTGAATAGCGCGATCAGTGCCGAATAGGGGCGTCTTTTGCCTGTTTTAGACGTATTTGGGGCATGGCTACAATGCCAGATGCTCCAAGGATCACGATATAGTTACCAAGATTTACAACCCGTCGAGTCCGCAATGTCAACGGGCCAAGAACAAAGTTGCCGCAGCTCACCAAGCGCGACACGCCTCCAGAGCACACGAGCcaaaataaaattaaaatacgCCAACATCGGAAGCCTcttggcatcttggcaaCCCGGCAGACGTCGCCATGGAATGGGAAAACAACCCACCCA
Proteins encoded:
- the SCH9 gene encoding Serine/threonine-protein kinase SCH9 — protein: MPVVDPSSNRTAAADEDGADHIGSDTPRSGVATPQPDLHDKRLPGIMSYFSQVRQDPPATDTSTCASCVPVPLVPVGSDAGSTSSSSSSSLDQQPDRPAQRHSPTSSEKQQPSLCQNSLCCARSVSDCHLPMPLEKLGLASSHVLPSSMASHPYPTPPSSQPSYSESSSCKGANFEDGEAAKTASHGRTSIHDIRQRISSPAPAPAVSTQQDGVGAGSELVSPPATSQTPPSSSSSSSSPSKTIPKLPQTSAPSKWFSLEGLKELTRGVIFKSGPPTPTRALSAAHSSQSDGRDTPSRTSNDGAETASGTQTPRTAGVQPPAQKGKLTIKIVEARGLRKCRDPYVVAVFQRSELISGGPRTIEEEETLSATPSGLGGIPIQRQGSDSGRPPMAIPMRSRQSSNTSIHDYNTFRNRTMRAPSSNPKWDAEAVFDVVDTDMLVDISVYDHTATGEEFLGHVDFQAGKDGEGPVRGWFTLRGHADTIAENAPTGEIYVEAFYQSSEKKHFGPSDFEILKLIGKGTFGQVYQVRKRDTQRIYAMKVLQKKVIVQKKEVAHTVGERNILVRTATTDSPFIVGLKFSFQTPSELYLVTDYMSGGELFWHLQKEGRFDERRAKFYIAELILAIQHLHNNDIVYRDLKPENILLDANGHIALCDFGLSKANLTKNDTTNTFCGTTEYLAPEVLLDESGYTKMVDFWSLGVLVFEMCCGWSPFYAEDTQQMYKNIAFGKVRFPRDTLSQEGRNFVKGLLNRNPKHRLGATDDAEELKRHPFFADIDWDILAKKLITPPFKPKLKSETDVSYFDPEFTTALEQNGSLNERAAALARGYAASTPLSPSVQANFQGFTFVDESALDDHMRDRFRNDDEDMDDAQAHHDEDDWDNLDDIDLRKANRMSGIVKTSTADEHMVGGAHFDV